The following are encoded in a window of Magnolia sinica isolate HGM2019 chromosome 11, MsV1, whole genome shotgun sequence genomic DNA:
- the LOC131218748 gene encoding uncharacterized protein LOC131218748, whose translation MFMELEETTAYIEKMDRETSSGTPLEETHLSRTHFPDGVRQSAYRFDGLGHYFKKEWDLTEGSGSEFCWYHVVLPKGNERLAISAQYLIDVLCPPLKLQDILTLVSTGPFCGLVDGALIFRVNSPGPALSGFTLRLAARVTENSVITVSLGRIPRLGFSPSGQSLLSDIPENPNLVGNDGKGEPAGIVIEERFLEYLLTMNHSEEADNPVPKTVGNLLVHILDTHMDHLQDIVTELEMELDTVELEMDNGGGATKKEMLDDRRFPKMHLNLQRLLQVVAHGEQVFPRVKEKCAAKGWLANEDIVSLEEIIGRLRRLKENVGFIVSRVAAIQAGLDSWQAEQINRKLYYLSFLSMIFLPLSIITGVFGMNVGGVPWTGQNDPALKDGFLNVILLCGALLLVLVACFTFRALYTRISAWVLMKKRAFRRTASLNRKSFLGRKILENGRVQGRDGYTQL comes from the exons ATGTTCATGGAGCTTGAAGAAACTACTGCATATATAGAGAAAATGGATAGAGAAACCTCTTCTGGAACTCCTCTTGAAGAAACTCATCTCTCTCGGACCCATTTCCCTGATGGTGTGAGACAGAGTGCTTATAGATTCGATGGGTTGGGGCATTATTTTAAAAAGGAATGGGATCTCACAGAAGGTAGCGGGAGTGAATTCTGTTGGTATCATGTGGTGCTTCCCAAGGGAAATGAGAGGCTTGCAATATCTGCACAATATCTTATTGACGTTCTTTGCCCACCTCTGAAACTCCAGGACATTCTCACGCTGGTTAGCACTGGACCATTTTGTGGCCTTGTCGATGGGGCACTTATTTTTCGGGTAAATTCACCAGGACCTGCTCTGAGTGGGTTCACCCTCAGGCTTGCAGCTAGAGTCACCGAGAATTCGGTGATTACCGTGTCTTTAGGTCGGATTCCTAGATTGGGTTTTTCTCCTTCTGGTCAATCTCTTCTTTCGGACATCCCTGAGAATCCCAATCTGGTTGGAAATGATGGGAAGGGGGAACCAGCTGGGATTGTGATTGAAGAGCGGTTTCTGGAATATTTGTTGACCATGAATCACTCCGAGGAAGCTGATAATCCGGTGCCAAAAACTGTCGGCAATCTTCTTGTCCACATTTTAGATACGCACATGGATCACCTTCAGGATATTGTCACTGAGCTCGAGATGGAATTGGATACTGTCGAGCTCGAAATGGATAATG GTGGTGGTGCTACAAAAAAAGAGATGTTGGATGATAGAAGATTCCCAAAAATGCATCTGAATTTGCAGAGACTCCTACAG GTAGTCGCTCATGGGGAGCAGGTTTTCCCTCGCGTCAAAGAAAAATGTGCTGCAAAAGGTTGGTTAGCTAATGAAGACATTGTCTCCCTTGAGGAGATTATTGGCCGCCTCAGGAGGCTAAAAGAAAATGTGGGGTTTATAGTCAGTCGGGTTGCAGCAATTCAGGCGGGTCTTGACAGCTGGCAGGCTGAGCAAATAAACCGGAAGCTTTACTATCTATCCTTTCTTTCAATGATCTTTCTACCGTTATCTATCATCACTGGAg TATTCGGAATGAACGTCGGAGGTGTGCCATGGACAGGTCAGAATGACCCTGCTCTGAAAGATGGGTTCCTCAACGTCATATTGCTGTGTGGCGCACTGCTGCTGGTTTTAGTCGCTTGCTTTACATTCCGGGCTCTTTACACACGCATATCAGCTTGGGTGTTGATGAAAAAGAGAGCCTTTAGAAGAACTGCCTCGCTCAATCGAAAGTCGTTCTTGGGAAGAAAAATCCTTGAGAACGGCAGAGTTCAGGGCAGGGATGGTTATACTCAGCTTTGA